The nucleotide window GACCCAGTTCGTCTACGAGGTGTCGCGCTCGCGCAAGACGCCGCTGCTGGTGCACCTGCTGAAGGACAAGGGCCTGGACACGGTGCTGGTCTTCACGCGCACCAAGCGCGGTGCCGACAAGCTGGCGCGCAAGCTGGAGAACGAGCGTGTGACGGTGGCGACCCTGCACTCCAACAAGAGTCAGAGCCAGCGCCAGGTGGCGCTCAAGGGCTTCAAGTCGGGCCGCTACCGCGTGCTGGTGGCCACCGACATCGCCGCCCGCGGCATCGACGTGGACGGCATCTCGCACGTGGTGAACTACGACTTTCCGGCGGCACCCGAGGACTACGTGCACCGCATCGGCCGCACCGGCCGGGCCGCGGCCATCGGCGACGCGTTGAGCTTCGTCACCTCCGAGGACCACGGGGAGCTGCGCACACTGGAGAGGTTCATCGGCCGCGGCATCCCGCGCCGGCCGGTGGACGAGGCCGTGCAGGCGGAAGCGTCCGAGCCGCGCGGCGAGCGCGGACCGCGCCAGCCGCAGGGGCAGCGCGGCGGGCGTCCGGGCGGCGAGCCCGGCAGGCGCGGCGACGGCGGGCGGCGGGAGTCCGGTTACGGCGGCGGGCGTCCCGCGCAGGGCGAGGCGCGTCGCGGCGGTGGCGGGAGTGGTACGCAGCACGGCGGCAGGCCCGGAAGTTCGCGCCCCGAGCGACCCGCGAGCGGTGCGAGGCACGAGGGCGCGCGCAGCGGAAGCCAGCCTTCCGGCGCGAGGCGACCGGAGCGCGGCGTGCACGGTGGGCGGCCCGGCGCGGCGCGGTCCGGCTCGATCCAGCGTGAGACCGAGCCCGAGAAGCCGGCTTCGAAGTGGGGTCGGCTGATGGAGCGCATGACCGGGGGCGGGAAGAAGCGGCGGTAGATTTCCGGACCTTCGAGCGGCAGGTGCAGGCGCGGCTCCGTGGATTCGACGCGGGCTTCAGCCGGAGGTTCGCTGCCGCACGATCCCCCGGATCCCCTCCGCCTCCGTTTCGGACATCACACGCTTCGGCAGCATCACCGCCCTTCCCGGGCTGACGTGGAAGAGGAACAACCGCCGCGTCTCATCCACCCGTGCCACCTCGTTCCAGCGCAGGCGCCCCGAGCCTCCCGGAGTCTGCAATTCCACGCCCGCGTCGTCCACGATCACCGTTCGGCGCGGTCCGGCGGCCTCGGCGGCGCGCTGCGCGCTCCGGGCCATCCACCAGCAGGAGAGGGGCCGTCCCACGAACAGCATCCCCCAGGCGCCGACGGCGACCGGCAGCAGGGTCCGGACTGCGGCCCCCGCCTTCCAGTGCAACATCAGCGCCGACACCAATCCCAGCAGCGGCAGCAGGAGGAGCATGGCTCCCGCCACGCGCGCGCCGGGCTGAATGCTGATCATGGCGCGGGTGGCGTCGCAGACGTCGTCCTGCTGCTGGTCGAATGTGAAGGTGGGCATGGACGAGATTCTCCTCACTCGGGACGGGTGATTCCGTAGGCCCGCATCTTGTACCTCACCGTTCCCTCCGAAACCCCCAGCTTCCGCGCCGTCCGGGTCTGGTTCCACCCGCAACTCTCCAGCGTGTATCGGAGCGCCTCGGACTCGGCCCGGGCCCGGCGCTCGCCCATGCCCATCGTTTCGGGCGCGGGCCGGGAATCGGTGAGTGGCTGCGGAACGGTGAGCAGCGGCCCGGCCTGGGACACCAGCGCCCGCTCGATCACGTTGCGCAGCTCGCGCACGTTGCCCGGCCAGGGATGGTCCAGCAGGTACTCGCGGAACGCCGGGGAGACCTCCGGCCGGGGCAGGCCCATCTGGCCCGCGAACACTTCCAGGAAGTGCTCCGCCAGCGGCAGGATGTCCTCGCGCCGGTCGCGCAACGGCGGGATCTCCAGCGTCACGGCGCTCAACCGGAAGTACAGGTCCTCGCGAAACGTGCCCGCCTGCACGCACCCGCGCAGGTTGCGGTTGGTGGCCGCGATCACGCGCACGTCCACCTGGCTCGTCCGCCGCCCACCCACACGCCTCACCTCGCCGTTCTCCAGCACCCGCAGGAGCTTCGCCTGCAGGCTCAGGTCCATGTCGCCCACCTCGTCGAGCAGCAGCGTGCCGCCGTCGGCGCACTCGAAGATCCCCACGCGGTAGCCCACTCCGCTGGCGGTGCCGGCCTCGATGCCGAAGATCTCGGCCTCCATGAGGTTGGGCGCGACGGCCGCGCAGTTGAAGCGCACCAGCGGGGCCTCGGCGCGCGGGCTCCCGGCGTGCAGGATCTCCGCCAGTCGCTCCTTGCCCGTGCCGCTCTCGCCCAGCAGCAGCACGGTGGTGCGGTGTGCCGCGACGCGGGTCACTTCCTCCAGGATGCGCCTCATCCCCGGGGACTTGCTGACGAAGTTCGTGGCGCGCGCCACCCCCCGCGTGTTCTGCCGCAGGTGCTGGTTCTCGCGGCGCAGCAGTTCCTCGGCGCGGGCCAGCCGCGCCCGGTTGCGCGCCTGCTCCACGGCCACTGCGATCAGGCGGCAGAACCCGCGCAGCAGCGCGCGGTGGTGCTCGCCGAACATCCCGGCGCGGCTCACATGGTCCAAGTACACGGTGCCGATCACGGCGTCCTCGAGCAACAGCGGCTGGCACAGGACGGAACGGATGCCCAGCTCCATCACGCTGGGTTGCCCCGAGAGGCGGGCGTCGCCCATGGCGTCGGAGACCACCAGGGTCTTGCCGGACTGCATCACCTGGGACACCACCGACGCGCTGGCTCGCTTCGCCTGGTGGTGCCATTCGTCGCCCACGCCGCGCGCGGCGGCCAGTTCCATGGTGCCGCGGGCCGGGTCGAGCAGGAACAGCGCCACGCGCTCCGCCGGCAGCGTCTGGAGCAGCAGGTCCATGGTGCGCTCGAAGAGCTGCTCCAGGGAGTTCAGCGAGTGCACCAGGCGGGCGAGTTCCAGCAGGACGTTCTCGCCCACGGCGGCGCCTTCGCCGGCGTCCCAGAGGAGCCCCAGGAGACGCTCGCGCACCCGGGCCTCGTCCAGCTTGTGGCCCAGCGCGGCGAAGCGGCGGGCCGAGGAGTTGAGCGTGTCTCGAGCCAGCTCCCGCTCGCCGCGGGCGGCGTGCAGGGCGCCGCGAAGTTCTTCCACGCGGGTTGATTCCACGGGGGCTCCGGCCCCCTCCAGCAGTGCCTCCATGGTTTCGATCGCGGCCTCGGCACGGCCCAGGTCGCCTTCCTCCAGGGCCAGCTCGGCGCCGGTCACGGCGTTGCGGAAGCGGATCTCCGCGAATTCGGTGGAGTCCAACTCGAGGGCCAGGGCTCGCTGCGCGGCCCGCGTACCCTCGGCGTCGATGCCCAGGGCCGCCCGCGCTGCGAGTGCGCCGGCACGCACGAGCAGGGTGGTGCGCCGAGGCAGGCCGGACTCGAGAACCTTGCCGGCCGTGCCGAGCCACCTCTCCGCGCCGGCGCGGTCGTCTGCGGCGATGGCCGCTTCCAGCAGCCCGGGCAGGAGGGATGAGGCTGAGGCGACCTCGCCGTGTCGCATGCGCACGCGATGAGCGCCTTCCAGCAGGCGGCGAGCCAGGCCTGCGTCGCCGCGGCGCAGAGTGATCTCGCCGCGTACTTCCAGCGCGTAGCCGCGGTCGGGGCCCCCGCCGTCGCGGGGGAGTTCGGCGAGGAGGGAGTCGGCTTCGTCGAGGTTGCCGAGGTGGGATTCGTAACTTGCCAGCACCACCAGGTACAGGGACGTCATCTGGCGGGAGCCGGCGTGCTCGGCCGCCTCAAGGGCCTTCCGGATGAGCTTCACAGCCTCG belongs to Candidatus Eisenbacteria bacterium and includes:
- a CDS encoding DEAD/DEAH box helicase, with protein sequence MPFSSLGLRPAILKAIQEAGYTEPTPIQSKAIPIVLKGRDVIGTAQTGTGKTAAYVLPVIEKLAAAMPARHVSPAPAHAPARAGTPAPAHAPARPGSPAPVRTATPASARSIRVLVLVPTRELAVQVEDSVRTYAKHLPLQCAAVYGGVSEVPQIKALRARVDIIAATPGRLLDLMDRHPGVFNGLQVLILDEADRMLDMGFLPDIRKIVRQLPKERQTLLFSATFSDEIEKVSREFLRQPEAVGVGKRATPVDTVTQFVYEVSRSRKTPLLVHLLKDKGLDTVLVFTRTKRGADKLARKLENERVTVATLHSNKSQSQRQVALKGFKSGRYRVLVATDIAARGIDVDGISHVVNYDFPAAPEDYVHRIGRTGRAAAIGDALSFVTSEDHGELRTLERFIGRGIPRRPVDEAVQAEASEPRGERGPRQPQGQRGGRPGGEPGRRGDGGRRESGYGGGRPAQGEARRGGGGSGTQHGGRPGSSRPERPASGARHEGARSGSQPSGARRPERGVHGGRPGAARSGSIQRETEPEKPASKWGRLMERMTGGGKKRR
- a CDS encoding YcxB family protein, whose product is MPTFTFDQQQDDVCDATRAMISIQPGARVAGAMLLLLPLLGLVSALMLHWKAGAAVRTLLPVAVGAWGMLFVGRPLSCWWMARSAQRAAEAAGPRRTVIVDDAGVELQTPGGSGRLRWNEVARVDETRRLFLFHVSPGRAVMLPKRVMSETEAEGIRGIVRQRTSG
- a CDS encoding sigma 54-interacting transcriptional regulator translates to MPYGSDWLPPGFSWQRGLGHGAEGEVHLVLDLASGTPRAIKVLSSSEDAQSRARFEREFETLVSLRHPHIVAAHDFGYLADGRLFVVLDHLPGGSLLQQQLPAAPAIADLWLAQLLEALEFLHLQGLLHLDLKPANLLFTEPAGDGPPTLCVSDFGLLGRLGEVPLRAGTPGYVAPEVLRGETADSRADLYGVGTLAYELYTGRACFPGATPQERTERQLTDRWDAAPLRGRPELVAILRRLLSPRPDLRPADVATLRRLHPEWATPAEDAGVTAIPGSLPGAELAAVLEATSADSPRDVRITAPPGTDPGALLRTALGRLKTSGRRTVLLDREVRDAWRLLSREPAVEIALIDGFHELPERVLADLGQWRETVSASRVVASCDEALMDASHRAALRRLAPKATFVRLEPQAGGGGAAGTGPGDPLAEILLRLPGDVRRFLFVAAWIGEAEARRHAGEFAPPLAPPASLRELRGWLRTPPRLRAAAKRALEQAESAELATMCLRLSEALDPRDRADLAELCSDSSTRQECLLDAARASRLPLIWGRALDVLPPGEQRTAILDEALEAFSAAGGDPREEACLRERLQGRLESRRRCELLRRLAWCRLRAADTSGAREPFEQAVEAAGQDAVSRAAALADLGWHRAVAHSPGEARACYEEGLRAAPGDAHVTRSRLLNRLGVLTWRAGERRHAEDFLHQAAIEARAAGDVDAESASWSNLCLLLQEEGRLEEIMIRGKEQLARFEGEPSATTHVPYLLYRMAVASHRAFRYGEAVKLIRKALEAAEHAGSRQMTSLYLVVLASYESHLGNLDEADSLLAELPRDGGGPDRGYALEVRGEITLRRGDAGLARRLLEGAHRVRMRHGEVASASSLLPGLLEAAIAADDRAGAERWLGTAGKVLESGLPRRTTLLVRAGALAARAALGIDAEGTRAAQRALALELDSTEFAEIRFRNAVTGAELALEEGDLGRAEAAIETMEALLEGAGAPVESTRVEELRGALHAARGERELARDTLNSSARRFAALGHKLDEARVRERLLGLLWDAGEGAAVGENVLLELARLVHSLNSLEQLFERTMDLLLQTLPAERVALFLLDPARGTMELAAARGVGDEWHHQAKRASASVVSQVMQSGKTLVVSDAMGDARLSGQPSVMELGIRSVLCQPLLLEDAVIGTVYLDHVSRAGMFGEHHRALLRGFCRLIAVAVEQARNRARLARAEELLRRENQHLRQNTRGVARATNFVSKSPGMRRILEEVTRVAAHRTTVLLLGESGTGKERLAEILHAGSPRAEAPLVRFNCAAVAPNLMEAEIFGIEAGTASGVGYRVGIFECADGGTLLLDEVGDMDLSLQAKLLRVLENGEVRRVGGRRTSQVDVRVIAATNRNLRGCVQAGTFREDLYFRLSAVTLEIPPLRDRREDILPLAEHFLEVFAGQMGLPRPEVSPAFREYLLDHPWPGNVRELRNVIERALVSQAGPLLTVPQPLTDSRPAPETMGMGERRARAESEALRYTLESCGWNQTRTARKLGVSEGTVRYKMRAYGITRPE